In Mixophyes fleayi isolate aMixFle1 chromosome 4, aMixFle1.hap1, whole genome shotgun sequence, the following proteins share a genomic window:
- the FGF1 gene encoding fibroblast growth factor 1 has protein sequence MAEGDITTFNTMKEKFNLPMGNYKKPKLLYCSNGGYFLRILPDGVVDGTRDRDDMNIRLQLSTKRIGEVYIKNINSETYLAMDASGLLYGSMTLNEECLFLETLEENHYNTYKSKNHAELNWFVGIKKNGKGKCGSRTHYGQKAILFLPLPVSND, from the exons ATGGCAGAGGGGGATATCACAACTTTCAACACTATGAAGGAGAAGTTTAATCTGCCAATGGGAAATTACAAAAAACCAAAGCTCCTATATTGCAGTAATGGAGGTTACTTCTTGCGTATACTTCCAGATGGTGTGGTGGATGGAACAAGAGACAGAGATGATATGAACA TTAGATTGCAGCTAAGCACTAAAAGAATTGGTGAGGTGTATATCAAGAACATTAACAGTGAGACTTACTTGGCAATGGATGCCAGTGGCCTTTTATATGGGTCG ATGACGCTGAATGAGGAATGCCTGTTTTTGGAGACTTTAGAGGAGAATCACTACAATACGTACAAGTCAAAGAATCATGCAGAGCTGAACTGGTTTGTTGGCATTAAGAAGAATGGGAAAGGCAAATGTGGTTCTCGTACTCACTATGGACAAAAAGCCATTCTGTTCCTTCCATTACCAGTGTCAAATGACTAG